The proteins below come from a single Streptomyces tubercidicus genomic window:
- a CDS encoding Rossmann-like domain-containing protein, which produces MTTPTTHHPATAASYDDLVARVLGGDFGPDPRTQRVAVAFSTRQAVRHEGRSGGYRNEVLSLRLAAAVGSCAVEPGELPDAAIEDCVGADLARLMAHELRPVRVAALDTYLMHVLPHTPANGARSWSLPAGSSLRKSRARARAVAGLVDAAPGARVLVVGVVNSLLEALRERGLTYVPCDLKGGTTEWGEPVRTDALAELAHCDAVLASGMTLGNGSFEPLRAHALRHGKPLVMFAQTGSAVLPRFLGAGVSAVCAEPYPFFWLDGGPGIVHRYGAEGAAR; this is translated from the coding sequence GTGACCACTCCCACCACCCACCACCCGGCCACCGCCGCCTCGTACGACGACCTCGTGGCCCGTGTCCTCGGCGGCGACTTCGGGCCCGACCCGCGTACCCAGCGGGTCGCCGTCGCCTTCAGCACCCGGCAGGCCGTACGCCACGAGGGCCGCAGCGGCGGATACCGCAATGAAGTGCTGAGCCTGCGGCTGGCCGCCGCGGTCGGCTCCTGCGCGGTGGAGCCCGGTGAGCTGCCGGACGCCGCCATCGAGGACTGCGTCGGCGCGGACCTGGCCCGCCTGATGGCGCACGAACTGCGCCCGGTGCGGGTGGCCGCACTCGACACCTATCTGATGCATGTCCTCCCGCACACCCCCGCGAACGGCGCCCGGTCCTGGTCGCTGCCGGCCGGGTCGTCCCTGCGAAAGTCCCGCGCCAGGGCACGCGCCGTCGCCGGACTGGTCGATGCCGCGCCGGGCGCCCGGGTACTGGTGGTCGGCGTGGTCAACTCGCTGCTGGAAGCGCTCCGTGAGCGCGGTCTGACGTATGTGCCCTGCGACCTCAAGGGGGGCACGACGGAGTGGGGCGAGCCGGTCCGCACCGATGCGCTCGCCGAGTTGGCGCACTGCGATGCGGTGCTCGCCTCCGGGATGACGCTCGGCAACGGCAGCTTCGAACCGCTGCGGGCGCACGCACTGCGCCACGGAAAGCCCCTGGTGATGTTCGCCCAGACGGGCAGCGCGGTGCTGCCGCGATTCCTCGGCGCCGGGGTGAGCGCGGTGTGTGCGGAGCCGTACCCGTTCTTCTGGCTCGACGGCGGGCCGGGCATCGTCCACCGTTACGGCGCCGAGGGAGCCGCCCGGTGA
- a CDS encoding PLP-dependent cysteine synthase family protein: MTTAIRQPTGNRELLGLFGRTPLARVTADLPSPHPGFWAKLEGLGAGGMKARAAVSMLLGARERGQLRPGAPVVESTSGTLGIGLAFAGQALGHPVVLVGDAELEPSMRRLLRTHGVRLELVDRPAAEGGWQAARLARLRQLLAELPGAYWPDQYNNPDNVAGYASLAAEMAAELDHLDVLVCSVGTGGHSAGIIGPLRRHWPRLRLIGVDATGSTIFGQPARARLMRGLGSSIHPRNVAYDAFDEVHWVGPAESADACRRLATGNFVSGGWSTGAVALVAAWAARVHPGAVVATVFPDGPQRYLNSVYDDDFATAHGLDLTTAATRPVEIPHPTAAEATGWTRCGTVADPLVPLAADADGSPAPLPRHPSVRPTTWEEAP, encoded by the coding sequence GTGACCACGGCCATCCGGCAACCCACCGGCAACCGCGAACTCCTCGGCCTGTTCGGCCGCACCCCGCTCGCCCGGGTCACCGCCGACCTCCCCTCCCCGCACCCCGGCTTCTGGGCCAAGCTCGAAGGGCTCGGCGCGGGCGGTATGAAGGCACGGGCCGCGGTGTCCATGCTGCTCGGCGCCCGGGAACGCGGCCAACTGCGGCCCGGCGCCCCCGTCGTGGAGTCCACCTCCGGCACGCTCGGCATCGGTCTGGCCTTCGCGGGCCAGGCGCTCGGCCATCCGGTCGTGCTGGTCGGCGACGCCGAGCTGGAGCCGTCCATGCGCCGGCTGCTGCGGACCCACGGGGTCCGGCTCGAACTCGTCGACCGCCCGGCAGCCGAGGGCGGCTGGCAGGCCGCCCGGCTCGCCCGGCTGCGGCAGCTGCTCGCCGAACTGCCCGGCGCCTACTGGCCCGACCAGTACAACAACCCCGACAATGTCGCCGGTTACGCCTCCCTCGCCGCCGAAATGGCCGCCGAACTCGACCATCTCGACGTCCTGGTGTGCAGCGTCGGCACCGGCGGCCACAGCGCGGGCATCATCGGCCCGCTGCGCCGCCACTGGCCGCGGCTGCGGCTGATCGGGGTGGACGCCACCGGCTCGACGATCTTCGGCCAGCCCGCCAGGGCCCGGCTGATGCGCGGCCTCGGCAGCAGCATCCATCCCCGCAATGTCGCCTACGACGCCTTCGACGAGGTGCACTGGGTCGGCCCGGCCGAGTCCGCCGACGCCTGCCGCCGGCTCGCCACCGGCAACTTCGTCAGCGGCGGCTGGAGCACCGGCGCGGTCGCCCTCGTCGCCGCATGGGCCGCACGGGTACACCCCGGAGCCGTCGTCGCCACCGTCTTCCCCGACGGGCCACAGCGCTACCTCAACAGCGTCTACGACGACGACTTCGCCACCGCCCACGGCCTAGACCTGACCACGGCCGCCACTCGCCCGGTCGAGATCCCGCATCCGACGGCCGCGGAGGCGACCGGCTGGACCCGGTGCGGGACGGTCGCCGACCCGCTCGTGCCCCTGGCAGCGGACGCCGACGGATCGCCCGCCCCGCTGCCACGCCACCCCTCCGTCCGCCCCACCACCTGGGAAGAAGCCCCGTGA